Part of the Deltaproteobacteria bacterium genome is shown below.
CATCCGAGGCCCTGTGGGGAGTAAGGCTCGGCCCGCCCGGCGCGACCCCTGTCGTGGAGCACCGCCGCGACATCAGAAAGCGGCTTTTTTCGGAATTCTGGGACATGCTTTGGGGAGGGTGATGAGGGTAAATCATAACGTATCGCATTTTTATTGTTGTGAAAAAGCACTTGGCGCATAGAGATCTTTATGTGCCTGATCAATAAGCCTTACAAAGGGCATGTCTTTTAAAAGGCCATATTTTTCAATTAATGATTTAAAATTGATATTGCTGTGTGTGCTAAGTGCATAGTAAAATAATAATAATAGTTCTGGGCCGGTTAACTGTTCTATTATAAAATTAATATAAAAGTATTTATTTTTATTGTTTTTTGGGCATTCTATATCAATAAAATACATAATATTATATAAAGTTTTATAATAATAATTTATATTATATTTTGGATTTTCAAAAAGATGAATTAAAGCCTTATTGATTTTGTGTAAAAGCTCATTTGCTTTTTGTTCTTTTAATAACCTATCAAATTCATTAGATGCCTCATTAAACACATATGTTCCTCTCCTTATTTGGCCTCCAGCCACCATTTCAATTGATTGCAAAATTTCGTGATATAATTTTATCATTTGAAAACAAGTATTTTCAAATTTTTGAATATCCAATAAAGCATTATGTTTTTCAAGTTGTTCTTTTTGGCCTTTTAGTTCATCTCTTGTTGACTTCAATTCCTCTCTTTGTAACTTCAATTCCTCATTTTGAAGAATAATTGCAACTATTATACCAGCAAAAGCCAAACCAGAAAAAAGAGCATTCATACCATTAAAGATATCGTTAAATGTTATCCTTTGCCGCCTATTATAGAAAAAGTTATCTATAATTATTGGAGAAAATAACCAAAAAATAAATACAGCTATAAATATTGCTAAAATAAATATAACTTTGATACTTTTTTTTGATGACGTTTTTTCAATTATTTCCATGTAAGATTACTTCCTTCCATTAATATAGCTGGGAGTAAGGTTTAGTTCCATAAGTTTTAAAAACAACCAAGCGAAATAGAGAGGAAACATCCGTCACCCCGGCGAAGGCCGGGGTCCAGGAAAATGTTGCAAACGGCAAAAGACTGGATTCCGGCTTTCGCCGGAATGACGAAATTCGGACGATAGCCGTCCTGGAAGATGGAATCACATGACTCGCATGTAGCATAGCATTGTCAGCCGATATAGCGCAACAATGTGGTTTCGCTCAATATCTTGTGAAATATAAAGTGTTTTGGAAGGGGATAGGGAGGGGGCGCGGGGGAGGGAAAGGGGAGAACCTTTTATTCATAAAAGGTTCTCCCCTTTCCCTCCCCCGCAAGTCTTTCAAGCCCTGATCTTACTTGGCCTTGGCTCCGAAGACCTCAGGCGGTTTTTCGGTGCTTCCGGTGGCGTTGGGGTAGTCTTTGAACGGGACTTTTTCGGCCTTGGTGTTGGTGGCAATCATGCGCTTCGCCTCGGCCATGAAGCTGTTATAGCGTTTCTTGCACTCGTAGAAGCCGTGCCACCAGGAGTAGTCCGGGGCCATCATGGCCGCGCCCATTCTGGAGCGGCGTCCCTCGTGGTGCCACAGCTCGTAGAACTCCACCTCAAGGGCCTCGTCGAAGAACCTGGTCTTGTCCAGAAGGCCCTTTTTATAGAGGAGTTCCTTCATTTCATTGGCCGGGGCGTAGTAGACCGAGTCGTATTCAGCCACCACCGCGTCCAGCTTGGCGTAGTGGCCGTCGGTCCAAGCCTGGCCGTGGCATTGCAGGCAGACGGCCTTCATCTTGCTTCTTTCGGCCTGCCAGTTCGTCTTGGCCGGGAAGGCGGCGAATTCTTCGGGTCGCACGGTCTTGGGGGCCTGTAGCTCCCAGGAGAGGCGCTCGGTTACGTCGTGGGTGGTGATGACCTCGCCCGATCCGCTCATGTGGCAGGCGGCGCAGGTGGGGGCGCGGTAGTCAACTCCGGGCGACCAGGTTCCGGGCGCGGCCTCCCAGTTGTACTTGTCGCCGAAGGAGGACGTTATGTCGCCGTGCTTGGATTCCGTGTAGATTTCTATCTGGGGATGGTCGGGGCCAAGATGGCACTGGCCGCAGGCTTCGGGTTTTCTGGCCTCCATCACGGAAAACCTGTGGCGGGTGTGGCAGCTTGTGCAGGAGCCAAGGCTTCCGTCCATGTTGACGCGGCCCACGCCCACGTTGGGCCATGTTTTGGGGTCCATCTTGCCGTTTTGGGCCTTTAGGACCGTTCCGTGGCAGTGCAGGCACCCGGCTTCACGCTCGGTGTCGGAGTTCATGCCGTCCTGGAGCCACTTGTCGATCTTCCAGATGATCTCGGTGGTGTTGGCGTGCTTGCTCCGCCCGTACTGGATCACTTCATCGGGGTGGCAGCGGCTGCAGTCCTTGGGGGTCACCACCGCCGACACCGGGGTCTTGTATTCGGGCATGGCCCAGGTGGAGTCGTTTCTGCGGTACTGCTTGTCGTGTTCGGCTGAAACGTCGGGGTCCGTGGACTCGGCCTGGTGGCAGTCCAGGCAGGTGACGTTGGCCGAGGCGTGGCGGCTTGCGGCCCAGTCGGCGAATACGCCCGGCATCTCCTTTTTGTGGCACTGGATGCAGGCCTGGGCCTGGACCGACATGGACCGCTCGATGCGGAACTCCTTGGCCCTGGCCGCGTTGGGGGCCGAAATCACGCCCTGGGGCTCGGCAAATGCGAATATGGCCACGAAGATGAGGGCCGTTACGGCCAGAAGGGCGATTTTCCTCCTGGGCATGGCCGCGCCGGGCCGGACGGTTTTTTCTGATTCAGGATTTCGATTCATTTCGACTCCTTGCCTTTTACCGGGCTGTATCCCGGCGCTCTGTACGGGCCTTCGTGAACCCTGTATCGAATACGGTCGCTTTTTACGTGAACAAGGTTATAATGGCAGTCCACGCACTTTTTCTCGTAGCCTTTGCGGGGATAGAGCACCGACCGGTGGGCCAGGAGGGCCCCACGCTTGTCGGGAATGCCCAAAAGGTTCCTGTGGCATTTCTGGCACTGGGCGTTTTTGAAGGAGGCGTAGGCGTGCCTGCGATTTTCGGCCCGGTCGTAGGGCTTGCCGGATATATGGGCGAAAACGTCCTTTGCGCCGTGCAGGGTCTTCATGAAGAAAAAATTCATGGTGTCCTGGGGCGCGGGCAGGTGGCAGTCCATGCAGTCGGCCACTATCCCGTGGGTGTTGTTGACGTGGGTGGATTTTTTCCAGTCCTCCCAGGCCGGAACGATCTCGTGGCAGCTTGAGCAGAAACCGGGCGTGGACGTGCGAACCATTGTGTAGTATGCTAATGAAAAGACGGGGAAGCCGAGAACGAGACCGGCGAAAAGCGCAAGCGCCAAGAGGGCGTTTCGTTTCATGGTGTCTCCGTAAGTGCGGAAACGGCTGGTTTTGCAAGACTTAAAAAACCAATAGAAAATTAACAACTGCCTTGTCAAGAATACTTTTTTACGGTCCCCGGTTCCTTGAAGGGCCATGTTTGAAGAACGGAGAATGAAATTGGACGTAAGCGACGGAAAATGGGGCGAAATCATACTGGAATGCTGTGAAAGCCTGGGTGTTGCGGCAAAAGAGGAGCACCTGGCGATTTTCAGGATTCACGCGGCGCTTTTGCTGGAATGGGCCGGAAAAATGAATTTAACAGCCGCCACGGACCCCGAACAGATAGCCAAAAGGCACTTTGCCGACAGCCTGGCCCTTTTGCCGCACCTTCCCAAAAAAGCAAAAACCCTGGTGGACATCGGAAGCGGGGCCGGCTTTCCGGGGCTTCCCGTAAAGGTAGTCCGGCCCGATCTTATTGTCACCCTGGTGGATTCAGCCCGAAAAAAGGTGAGCTTCCAGAAGGCCGCCATAAGGGCCGCCGGGCTTTCCGGGATTGAGGCCATAGAAGACCGGGCCGAGAACCTGGCCAAGTCCGGGCGGAAGTTCGACGTGGTGTGCGCAAGGGCCGTCTCGGAGTTGAGCCTTCTGTGGGGCCTGGCCGAGCCCCTGCTTTCCCAGGGCGGGGTGCTCCTGGCCCTCAAAGGCAAAAACGCCAGGGCCGAGGCCGACGCCCTTTGCAACAAAACCGGCTTCAGATGCGTGCTTTTTCCCTACGTTCTTCCGGGAACCAATGTTTTGCGCCACGTGGTGATGGTGGAGGGGGATTAGGGAGATTATCCGCAACTTGTCCTTACGAAAAGGATGAATTCACGCAAAATAGTCCTTTTCGGAAGGACGCTTTTGATCAGGCCGGGCTTTTCATGAAGGCCGCCCGGCCCGTATTTTCGATCAATCCTTCAAAAGCTCGGCAAGCCTGTTCGCAGTCTCTTCGGAAAGCCCCCCCTTTTTCACAGCCAAAGGCACGGTGTGCGCCCCCAGGCGTTTGTAGAGGGGCAGAAGCTCCGGGGTCAGGGCCTCGATTTCCGCAAGATGGCGCTCCACGGTGGAGACGTCCCCTCGCGCTATGGGGCCTGTGAGGGCCATTGGGATGCCCTTTTCCCGGATGTTGGAGAGCGTCCCCTGGATCAAGGGGTAAAGCCCCTGAAGGGACTGCTCCGGCGTGATTTCAGCGGCCTCGTTGAAGGTGAAGGCCATGTGAAGGAGCGTGACGAGATAGTTGGAGGCCGTGACCGCCGCCGCGTGATACAGGGCCTTGGCCTTGGGGTTCACCCTGGCGTGATGCGCTCCCAGGTCAGCCGCCACCTGCCGGGCCGGAACCAGGGCCTCCGGGTCCCCCTCCACGGTCACCAGTATCCCGGAAAACAGGTTAACCCCCGGCCTTGCCCCGGCGAAGCTCTGCATTGGGTGGAGCGAGCCCGCGAAGGCCCCTTTTTTCCGCGCGCTGTCAAGAATTTCGGATGATAGCGCGCCGCTGGAGTGGAGGACCACCGAGCCCGGCGTGAAGCCTCCGTTTTCCGCGATGGCCCGGCACACCGGCTCCACCG
Proteins encoded:
- a CDS encoding putative phage abortive infection protein encodes the protein MEIIEKTSSKKSIKVIFILAIFIAVFIFWLFSPIIIDNFFYNRRQRITFNDIFNGMNALFSGLAFAGIIVAIILQNEELKLQREELKSTRDELKGQKEQLEKHNALLDIQKFENTCFQMIKLYHEILQSIEMVAGGQIRRGTYVFNEASNEFDRLLKEQKANELLHKINKALIHLFENPKYNINYYYKTLYNIMYFIDIECPKNNKNKYFYINFIIEQLTGPELLLLFYYALSTHSNINFKSLIEKYGLLKDMPFVRLIDQAHKDLYAPSAFSQQ
- a CDS encoding hydroxylamine oxidoreductase, with the protein product MPRRKIALLAVTALIFVAIFAFAEPQGVISAPNAARAKEFRIERSMSVQAQACIQCHKKEMPGVFADWAASRHASANVTCLDCHQAESTDPDVSAEHDKQYRRNDSTWAMPEYKTPVSAVVTPKDCSRCHPDEVIQYGRSKHANTTEIIWKIDKWLQDGMNSDTEREAGCLHCHGTVLKAQNGKMDPKTWPNVGVGRVNMDGSLGSCTSCHTRHRFSVMEARKPEACGQCHLGPDHPQIEIYTESKHGDITSSFGDKYNWEAAPGTWSPGVDYRAPTCAACHMSGSGEVITTHDVTERLSWELQAPKTVRPEEFAAFPAKTNWQAERSKMKAVCLQCHGQAWTDGHYAKLDAVVAEYDSVYYAPANEMKELLYKKGLLDKTRFFDEALEVEFYELWHHEGRRSRMGAAMMAPDYSWWHGFYECKKRYNSFMAEAKRMIATNTKAEKVPFKDYPNATGSTEKPPEVFGAKAK
- a CDS encoding NapC/NirT family cytochrome c, which codes for MKRNALLALALFAGLVLGFPVFSLAYYTMVRTSTPGFCSSCHEIVPAWEDWKKSTHVNNTHGIVADCMDCHLPAPQDTMNFFFMKTLHGAKDVFAHISGKPYDRAENRRHAYASFKNAQCQKCHRNLLGIPDKRGALLAHRSVLYPRKGYEKKCVDCHYNLVHVKSDRIRYRVHEGPYRAPGYSPVKGKESK
- the rsmG gene encoding 16S rRNA (guanine(527)-N(7))-methyltransferase RsmG, coding for MKLDVSDGKWGEIILECCESLGVAAKEEHLAIFRIHAALLLEWAGKMNLTAATDPEQIAKRHFADSLALLPHLPKKAKTLVDIGSGAGFPGLPVKVVRPDLIVTLVDSARKKVSFQKAAIRAAGLSGIEAIEDRAENLAKSGRKFDVVCARAVSELSLLWGLAEPLLSQGGVLLALKGKNARAEADALCNKTGFRCVLFPYVLPGTNVLRHVVMVEGD
- a CDS encoding DUF2520 domain-containing protein; translation: MGKPSFAIVGCGTLGMALGRLLFQAGYPVAGVASKSLSSAQRVAQELETEAFSTRPWEITQKADLIFLTTPDDAVEPVCRAIAENGGFTPGSVVLHSSGALSSEILDSARKKGAFAGSLHPMQSFAGARPGVNLFSGILVTVEGDPEALVPARQVAADLGAHHARVNPKAKALYHAAAVTASNYLVTLLHMAFTFNEAAEITPEQSLQGLYPLIQGTLSNIREKGIPMALTGPIARGDVSTVERHLAEIEALTPELLPLYKRLGAHTVPLAVKKGGLSEETANRLAELLKD